From one Rubrobacter xylanophilus genomic stretch:
- a CDS encoding CocE/NonD family hydrolase, whose product MKEIIFQQDVPARMRDGVTLYSNVYRPAEGGPYPVLLTRLPYGKDLPRDATYFDPVKAALRGYIVVVQDVRGRFRSEGEFSPYSQEFEDGHDTVQWAARLPGSDGRVGMWGLSYYGKTQWHAAVMQPPALRSLAPGITWGNHLNGAQLRGGVQELGIIYYWAESAIAPDLLFRRHGRDRKKLSEKLPELLDVIDTILSGGGYDVLPTLELPDPDGLAGFVLGGLRRGVDDEVYRYFNIDGKYDRIGAPSFHIGGWYDCFIGETLRQYEAMKQRSARTGMQPPRLLVGPWTHANFGSTQGELDFGMASSGAFVNARGDLTERQLRWFDATLKGDESALEADPPVEVFVMGENRWRSYEEWPVPESRTEEWHLHPGGRLSRQAPPRSEPDAYDYDPQNPVPTRGGATLLAPLHPSGPVDQRPIEERPDVLVYTSDPLSEDYTILGPVWATLFAASSAPDTDFVVRLTDVHPDGRSILITDGIIRASARESYPAPAMISPQKPSLIEPGRVYEYCVDLWATGITLRAGHRLRVAVTSSSHPRWERNLNTGESAAVSSRSQVARQRIFHDRERPSRVTLTVVGR is encoded by the coding sequence TTGAAGGAGATCATCTTCCAGCAGGATGTACCGGCGAGGATGAGGGACGGGGTGACGCTGTACTCGAACGTCTACCGTCCGGCGGAGGGCGGTCCCTACCCGGTGCTCCTCACCCGGCTGCCCTACGGGAAAGACCTTCCCCGGGACGCCACCTACTTCGACCCCGTAAAGGCCGCCCTGCGCGGCTACATAGTGGTGGTGCAGGACGTGCGGGGCAGGTTCCGCTCCGAGGGAGAGTTCTCCCCCTACTCGCAGGAGTTCGAGGACGGGCACGACACCGTGCAGTGGGCCGCCAGGCTCCCAGGCTCCGACGGCCGGGTGGGGATGTGGGGGCTCTCCTACTACGGCAAGACCCAGTGGCACGCCGCCGTCATGCAACCCCCCGCCTTGAGGAGCCTCGCGCCGGGCATCACGTGGGGCAACCACCTCAATGGGGCGCAGCTGCGCGGCGGGGTGCAGGAGCTCGGGATCATCTACTACTGGGCCGAGTCGGCCATCGCCCCGGACCTCCTCTTCCGGCGCCATGGCCGCGACCGCAAGAAGCTCTCCGAGAAGCTCCCCGAGCTCCTCGACGTCATAGACACCATCCTCTCCGGCGGGGGCTACGACGTCCTGCCCACCCTGGAGCTCCCCGACCCCGACGGGCTGGCGGGCTTCGTCCTCGGCGGACTCAGGCGAGGGGTGGACGACGAGGTCTACCGGTACTTCAACATAGACGGCAAGTACGACCGCATCGGGGCGCCCAGCTTCCACATCGGGGGCTGGTACGACTGCTTCATCGGGGAGACGCTGCGGCAGTACGAAGCCATGAAGCAGCGCTCCGCGCGGACGGGCATGCAGCCCCCGCGCCTGCTCGTCGGGCCCTGGACCCACGCGAACTTCGGTAGCACCCAGGGCGAGCTCGACTTCGGGATGGCGAGCTCCGGGGCCTTCGTCAACGCCCGGGGAGACCTGACCGAACGCCAGCTCCGCTGGTTCGACGCCACCCTCAAGGGCGACGAGAGCGCTCTGGAGGCCGATCCTCCGGTGGAGGTCTTCGTGATGGGCGAGAACCGCTGGCGCTCCTACGAGGAGTGGCCGGTGCCCGAAAGCCGCACGGAGGAGTGGCACCTCCATCCCGGCGGCCGGCTCTCCCGGCAGGCCCCGCCCCGGAGCGAGCCCGACGCCTACGACTACGATCCGCAAAACCCCGTTCCCACTCGCGGCGGTGCAACGCTTCTGGCGCCCCTCCACCCCTCGGGGCCGGTCGACCAGCGCCCCATAGAGGAACGACCCGACGTGCTCGTCTACACCAGCGACCCGCTGTCCGAGGACTACACCATCCTCGGCCCCGTGTGGGCGACGCTCTTCGCCGCCTCCTCGGCCCCGGACACCGACTTCGTCGTGCGACTCACCGACGTTCACCCCGACGGCCGGTCCATCCTCATCACCGACGGCATCATCCGGGCCAGCGCCCGGGAGAGCTATCCGGCGCCGGCGATGATCTCCCCTCAGAAACCCTCGCTCATCGAGCCGGGGAGGGTCTACGAGTACTGCGTGGACCTGTGGGCCACCGGGATCACGCTGCGCGCCGGCCACCGGCTGCGGGTGGCCGTCACCTCCAGCTCCCACCCGCGCTGGGAACGCAACCTCAACACCGGCGAGAGCGCCGCGGTCTCCTCCCGGAGCCAGGTGGCGCGTCAGCGCATCTTCCACGACCGGGAGCGCCCCAGCCGGGTGACGCTCACGGTCGTCGGGCGGTAG
- a CDS encoding thiolase family protein codes for MGEPVILEAVRTPFARRDGALRETRPDELLAGALSGLVERVGLDPGLVEDVICGCVTQTGEQGANVGRLAVMLAGFPVEVPAVTLNRMCGSSQQAVHFAAQAIAAGDMAYAIGCGVESMTRVPMFSDIHGGFERLNPRLLRERELIHQGESAERIAERWKITREDADSLSAESHRRASARKEHPEILPTRGLDAEGGEIELASDEGVRHRVDPEKMAQLRPVFREDGIVTAGNSSQISDGASAVLVADREAAEADGLRPKARFLARVAVGDDPTMQLTGVIPATRLALKKAGISIADLDWIEVNEAFATVVLAWAAELEPDMEKVNPWGGAIAHGHPLGATGGGLMAKMLHGLEATDGQLGLQVMCIGHGMATATVIERL; via the coding sequence ATGGGCGAGCCGGTGATACTCGAGGCGGTGCGCACCCCGTTCGCGAGGAGGGACGGCGCGCTGCGCGAGACGAGGCCCGACGAGCTGCTGGCCGGTGCTTTGAGCGGGCTCGTGGAGCGTGTGGGGCTGGATCCCGGCCTGGTGGAGGATGTGATCTGCGGCTGCGTCACCCAGACCGGCGAGCAGGGAGCCAACGTAGGCCGGCTGGCGGTGATGCTCGCCGGGTTCCCCGTGGAGGTCCCCGCGGTGACCCTGAACCGCATGTGCGGCTCCAGCCAGCAGGCCGTCCACTTCGCCGCCCAAGCCATAGCCGCCGGCGACATGGCCTACGCCATCGGCTGCGGGGTGGAGAGCATGACCCGCGTCCCCATGTTCAGCGACATCCACGGGGGGTTCGAGCGGTTGAACCCGCGCCTCCTGCGGGAGCGGGAGCTCATCCACCAGGGCGAGAGCGCCGAGCGCATAGCCGAGCGCTGGAAGATAACCCGCGAGGACGCCGACTCTCTATCCGCCGAGAGCCACCGGCGGGCGAGCGCGAGAAAGGAGCACCCCGAGATCCTGCCCACCCGCGGCCTCGATGCGGAGGGGGGCGAGATCGAGCTCGCCTCCGACGAGGGCGTCCGCCACAGGGTCGACCCAGAGAAGATGGCGCAGCTCCGGCCGGTCTTCCGCGAGGATGGGATCGTCACCGCGGGCAACTCCTCCCAGATCTCCGACGGCGCCTCCGCCGTGCTCGTCGCCGACCGCGAGGCCGCCGAGGCAGACGGCTTGAGGCCGAAGGCCCGCTTCCTGGCCCGGGTCGCCGTGGGCGACGACCCGACCATGCAGCTCACCGGCGTCATCCCGGCGACGCGGCTCGCGCTCAAGAAGGCGGGAATTTCGATCGCCGACCTCGACTGGATCGAGGTGAACGAAGCCTTCGCGACCGTCGTCCTCGCCTGGGCCGCCGAGCTGGAGCCGGACATGGAGAAGGTCAACCCGTGGGGAGGAGCGATCGCCCACGGTCACCCTCTGGGCGCGACCGGCGGCGGGCTCATGGCGAAGATGCTCCACGGGCTCGAGGCCACGGACGGGCAGCTCGGGCTGCAGGTCATGTGCATCGGGCACGGGATGGCGACCGCAACGGTGATCGAGCGGCTCTGA
- a CDS encoding carboxymuconolactone decarboxylase family protein — protein sequence MDIGSAVGRELGVTEEQLRELPRYRESAAFSEEERLAIWLAEEMAETPVEIPPELSMKLRRHFDEAQLVELAAAIAWENYRARFNRVFGVRPVGFSGGDFCVLPERPAGDRE from the coding sequence ATGGACATCGGCTCTGCCGTGGGCAGGGAGCTGGGCGTGACCGAAGAACAGCTGCGCGAGCTGCCGCGCTACCGGGAGAGCGCGGCCTTCTCGGAGGAGGAGCGGCTGGCGATCTGGCTCGCCGAGGAGATGGCCGAGACCCCCGTGGAGATCCCGCCGGAGCTCTCAATGAAGCTGCGCCGTCACTTCGACGAGGCGCAGCTCGTGGAGCTTGCCGCTGCAATCGCCTGGGAGAACTACCGGGCGCGCTTCAACCGCGTCTTCGGGGTGCGCCCGGTCGGCTTCTCCGGAGGAGATTTCTGCGTGTTGCCGGAGAGACCGGCGGGCGATCGGGAGTGA
- a CDS encoding PPOX class F420-dependent oxidoreductase encodes MIPKLALEPLTDQWAVLLTTYRRDGTPVGTPVSIVVEGDRAFTRTWDAAWKFRRIRNNPEVEISPSTPRGRPTGPAIRARARVLSGEESERAAKLLARKYPILHGLLVPLFHRLQGYRTVHIELEPLGD; translated from the coding sequence ATGATCCCGAAGCTGGCCCTCGAACCGCTCACCGACCAGTGGGCGGTCCTGCTCACCACCTACAGGCGCGACGGGACCCCTGTGGGGACGCCGGTCAGCATCGTCGTGGAAGGGGACCGCGCCTTCACCCGCACCTGGGATGCGGCGTGGAAGTTCCGGCGCATCCGGAACAACCCGGAGGTCGAGATCTCACCCTCCACCCCGCGCGGCAGGCCCACCGGACCGGCGATCCGGGCCCGCGCCCGGGTGCTCTCCGGCGAGGAGTCGGAGCGCGCCGCAAAACTCCTGGCCCGCAAGTACCCGATCCTGCACGGCCTTCTGGTCCCGCTTTTCCACCGCCTGCAGGGCTACAGGACGGTGCACATCGAGCTCGAGCCGCTCGGAGATTAG
- a CDS encoding RNA polymerase sigma-70 factor, producing MSRDEVFEEHRPLLFSIAYRMLGSVMDAEDVVQEAFVRWRKVEDGEVRSPKSYLSSIVTRLCIDQLRSARARREEYVGPWLPEPLAVEPAGDPAVLDETLSMAFLVLLESLSPVERAVFVLREVFDYDYAEISRIVGRSEANCRQISRRAREAVAARRPRFDPVPGQGERLVRRFVEACMSGDMEGLLELMSEEITLWTDGGGRVRAARNPIHGPDRVARFLLGVIPEAPEGLEIRFARVNGQPGLITYHPDGSPQGAATFDISGGRIAAIRFVVNPEKLRSIPPLEEV from the coding sequence ATGAGTCGGGACGAGGTCTTCGAGGAGCACCGGCCCCTGCTGTTCTCCATCGCCTACCGGATGCTCGGCAGCGTCATGGACGCAGAGGATGTCGTGCAGGAGGCGTTCGTGCGCTGGCGGAAGGTCGAGGATGGGGAGGTGAGATCCCCGAAGTCCTACCTCTCGTCCATCGTCACCCGGCTGTGCATAGACCAGTTGCGCTCGGCGCGGGCCCGACGGGAGGAGTACGTGGGGCCGTGGCTGCCGGAGCCGCTCGCGGTCGAGCCCGCGGGAGATCCGGCGGTCCTCGACGAGACGCTCTCGATGGCGTTCCTGGTGCTGCTGGAGAGCCTCTCTCCCGTGGAACGGGCGGTGTTTGTGTTGCGGGAGGTCTTCGACTACGACTACGCGGAGATCTCACGAATCGTCGGCAGGAGCGAGGCGAACTGCCGCCAGATCTCCCGCCGCGCCAGAGAGGCGGTCGCCGCCCGCCGCCCCCGCTTCGATCCGGTCCCCGGGCAGGGGGAACGTCTGGTGCGGCGTTTCGTCGAGGCGTGCATGAGCGGCGACATGGAGGGCCTGCTCGAACTGATGTCCGAGGAGATAACCCTGTGGACGGACGGCGGCGGCAGGGTGCGCGCGGCGCGCAACCCCATCCACGGCCCCGACAGGGTGGCCCGCTTCCTCCTGGGTGTGATCCCCGAGGCGCCGGAGGGGCTCGAGATCCGGTTCGCCCGCGTCAACGGACAGCCAGGACTCATCACCTACCACCCGGACGGAAGCCCGCAGGGGGCGGCGACCTTCGATATCTCCGGGGGCCGTATCGCGGCCATCCGCTTCGTCGTCAACCCGGAGAAGCTCCGGAGCATACCACCGCTGGAGGAGGTCTGA